One Sulfuricurvum sp. DNA window includes the following coding sequences:
- a CDS encoding glycosyltransferase family 2 protein yields the protein MKCISIMTACYNEEENIAEVYAQVKAVFETKLPEYYYEHVFIDNASEDTTVEILRGIAANDSNVKVIVNARNFGHIRSPFHGLMQCSGDAVISIVADLQDPPEMIVDFVRQWEAGYKIVIGVKEQSYEAQWMFKLREAYYNLLHRLSEVEIFKGFTGFGLYDKKIIDFMREFDDPYPFFRGLIAEIGFKAAKIPYTQPARPRGISKNNFYTLYDMGILGIINNSKVPLRIATFLGFLLSFVSFMTAIIYTVVKLFNWNSMPLGIAPLIIGSSFMFGIVLFFLGIIGEYIGAIYTQILKRPRVFESERINFKDEAL from the coding sequence ATGAAATGTATTAGTATTATGACGGCGTGTTACAATGAAGAAGAGAATATCGCCGAGGTATATGCTCAAGTTAAAGCAGTTTTTGAGACAAAATTACCGGAATATTACTATGAACACGTATTTATCGACAATGCCTCAGAAGATACAACAGTAGAGATTTTGCGCGGTATTGCAGCGAATGATTCGAATGTCAAAGTAATCGTCAATGCCCGTAATTTCGGACATATCCGCTCACCGTTTCATGGATTGATGCAATGTAGCGGTGACGCGGTTATCTCTATTGTTGCCGATTTACAAGATCCTCCGGAAATGATTGTTGATTTCGTCCGTCAATGGGAAGCAGGGTATAAAATTGTTATTGGGGTTAAAGAGCAAAGTTATGAAGCACAATGGATGTTTAAGCTTCGTGAAGCATACTATAATCTACTCCATAGACTTTCAGAAGTAGAGATATTCAAAGGCTTTACGGGATTTGGTCTGTATGATAAAAAAATCATCGATTTTATGCGCGAATTTGATGATCCGTACCCATTCTTTCGGGGACTTATCGCTGAGATCGGTTTTAAAGCGGCAAAGATACCCTACACGCAACCCGCCCGTCCGCGCGGTATTTCTAAAAACAACTTTTATACCCTCTACGATATGGGGATTTTGGGGATTATTAACAACTCAAAAGTGCCGTTGCGGATAGCGACATTTTTAGGATTTTTACTCTCATTTGTGAGCTTTATGACAGCTATCATTTATACGGTTGTTAAATTGTTTAATTGGAACAGTATGCCGCTTGGTATTGCTCCCTTAATTATTGGTAGCTCCTTTATGTTTGGGATCGTCCTCTTTTTTCTTGGGATTATTGGAGAATACATCGGTGCTATTTATACACAAATTTTAAAACGTCCCCGCGTATTTGAATCAGAGCGGATTAATTTTAAAGATGAAGCGTTATGA